The genomic region AGGAAGTTAAAGCTTTTAAAAACTAAACTTAAGGACTGGAATATAAATAGTTTTGGAGATATAAAAATTAAGGTTACTACAGCTGAACGTGAGCTTGCCAATGTTCAAGAGGACATTATTAAGAATGGAAATTCTGTCAGTTTGCAAGATAAAGAAGCTAAAGCCCAACATGACCTGGAAGTTGCCTTAAATATGGAGGCGAATTTCTGGAGGGAGAAATCCAGGGTTAATTGGCAGATACATGGGGATAGGAACACAAAATTCTTTCGCACATATGCTAAAATCAGAAGGAAAACTAGTCTTATATCTTCCTTGGTCATTAATAATGATGTCATCACTAACCAAAACACTTTGGAAAACCATATTTCTAGTCATTTCACTCAGTTATTTAACAATAACTTTGTCCCTCAGGATAATGACTTGATTAGCAGGGTCCTTCCTTCTCTTGTGAGTGAGCAAGCCAACACGTTGCTTACTATGATCCCTAGTGCTGATGAAATACATCAAGCTGTTCAGAATTTAAATCCTAACTCTGCTCCTGGACCTGATGGTTTTGGTGGAGTTTTCTTTCATAAGTACTGGGACATAATCAAACATGATGTGATTGAGGCTGTTTTACAATTTTTCACCCAAGGCTGGGTTTCTCCTAACTACAATGCTAACACATTAGTTTTGATTCCTAAGGTTAAAGAGGCTAACAGTCTATGACATTATAGGCCAATTGCTATGGCTAACTTCAAGTTTAAGATCATATATAAAATTCTAGTTGACAGACTTTCCTCTATTCTCCCTAATTTGATTTCTGCTGAGCAAAAAGGGTTTGTTTCTGGCAGATGTATAAGGGATGGGATATGCCTTGCATTTGAAGCCATTAACAACCTCAACAATAAATGCTTTACTGTCAATGTAGCCTTGAAGATTGATATTGCTAAAGCATTTGACACTCTCAGTTGGGATTCCCTTTTAAAAACTCTTAAAGGATTCGGCTTCAACTCTTTGTTTTGTAGCTGGATCCATACCATTCTCACATCTACTAACATATCTATTGGATTCAATAGAAAACAAATAGGCTATTTCAAGTGTACCAATGGTGTGAGACAAGGAGATCCCTCATCTCCCATTTTTTTGTCTGGCTGAGGATTAGTAGAGGGATCTCTAATCTTGTTAAAACTAATCAAATTAACCTTATAAGAGCTAACAAGCACTATATGATTCCTTCACACACTCTTTTTGCAGATGAAATAATGATTTTCTGCAGGGGAGATACTAAATCTTTGTAGGCAATAGCTGGTCTTCTCAAAGATTATGGGAATTGCTCTGGCCAGCTCTGCAACTTTTCCAAATCCTTGATATATATGCTGGGGGAATATCCCAGACCAGATATACTACTCTTGCCAATCTAATTGGCTTCACCATGGCTAGTCCTCCCTTCATATATCTTGGAGTCCCAATTTTTATAGGTAAACCTAAGGCTATCTATTTCCTTCCTATTGCAGATAACATAAGAGTCAAGCTAGCATCTTGGAAAGCAAAAATCCTGACTATGGCGGGGAGGATTCAGCTGGTTAAGTCTGTCATCCTTAGTATGGTGGTGCACAGCATTGGAATTTACAACTAGCCTGACAGCATAATAAAGAGGATTGAGGCATGGCTCAAAAATTTCATATGGAGTGGATGCATTGATAAAAATAAAGTGGTGACTGTTTCTTGGAGGACATGCTGTAGGAAAACTAATGAGGGTGGCTTGGGAATAATATATCTTAAGGCATTCAATTCAGCAACAAATATGTAATTATGTTGGAAATTCCTAAATGCCAATCAACAATGGTCAATTTTGCTCAATGGAAGAGTGAAGAGAAATGGTGGACTCATAAGATAGGCTATCAAATCCTCAATTTGGAGTGGCATTAAGGAGGCTCATGAGAGGGTTAAGGACAATTGCATGTGGACCATAGGCAATGGAAAAAACATGAATTTTTGGTTAGATAATTGGACTGGTGAGGTTCTGGCTGACAAGTATCACATTCCCAAGCAATTTCATTATGCCCTTACTTCTAAAGTGAGAGACTGGTGGAACAATACCTGgcaaatcaaagacaacataCAAGTGGCTCTTCAAGATCTTCTAAGCATCATTTCCAATTTCTCAGTAGCTACAGCTGATGTTGATGATTTGTTTGCTTGGAAACATGATTCTTCTGGTGTCTTGACTGTTAAGGAAGCTTACAATTCAATCATCACTCCTTATCCTTCGGCTGAGTGGAAGACATTCCCTTGGGATAAGGACTCTCCTCCTTCTCAATCTATGCTGGTCTGGAGATATATTCATAACAAATTGCCTAATGATGATAACTTATTGTTGAGAGGCTTCTTCTTTCCATCTCAATGCAGTTTTTGTAAGATGTGTTGTGAAACTTCTAGTTATATTTTCTTTGGTTGCAGCTTTGCTATTAGTATGTGGAATTGGATGATCAATATGTTGGGCTTAAATAGATTGATCAATAATGTTAATGATCGCAAAGAGGTTTTAAAGGGAAGCTGGTCTCTTCAGGCTCGGGCAGTGATTCATGCATGCATTGTTGGTGTTTTCCACCAGATTTGGCATGCTAGAAACAAGTTAAGGTTTGAAGACAAGACAATCTCGTGGAATACTTGTGTGACTGTGATTCTGGCCCAAGCTAAAGTGATTGGAAACAATACTCTTAGGGTCTCAGATGCTACTATTTCCAGCTTCAGCTTGCTCAAGCGTTTTGGTATAAATATTAATCCAAGCAAAGGTGTGAAAACAATAGAAGTTCTTTGGTCTCCCCCTTCCTTGGGATGGATAAAGTGTAACATTGATGGGGCTGCAATTGGTAATCCTAAAGTTGCAGCGTGTGGGGGAATCTTTCGTGATCATAACGCTAATCATATTCTAAGCTTTAGTGCTTATTTGGATAATAACAATTCGGAGTCGGTTGAGCTTAATGCGGCTATTATGGCCATAGAAGCGGCTAAAAAGAACCATTACACTAAGTTTTAGGTGGAAACGGATTGTAGTTTTGTGGTTAACTCTTTCAAAAATCATGTCTTGGTGCCTTGGAAACTTCGATCTCGTTGGCTTTGTTGTTGGAATTACACGTTACATATTGATTTTAGAATCACCCATAACTTTAGGGAAGCCAATTTTTATGCTGATTCTTTGGCTAGCATTGGTTTGCAAATAAAAACTACATCTTGGTTCAACTATGTCCATAATGCTATTGTTAGAGATTACTTGTTAGACAAGATGGATACTCTTAAGACTAGACTTTGTTATTAAGGGGTCTTGGCTTGATCCCCCTTGTGTAATTggcttcttctcttttttttatttaatgattttgtttcttggtttaaaaaaaaaatcacaactaGTTAAAATTTTAAAGCGTGTAAAACGAAACTAATAGCTAAGACTATTCTGGTTATAACACAAACTATTATTACAACTTCATAATTTAATCAATCGAAACTACAATATGCAATTCATCACTTCTCTTGTTCCatctaaatttattttttcaattacaAAGACTCgggaaaatcattaatttcaaataaaagtaCATATAATATTACTATGTTCATTGTTCAGAGTCGGTAATTAAAATTTCATGTTATAAATTTAGTTAATTTTGTATCCAAAACATTAGAGCAGACCGTCACTAATTTAGTTAATTTTGTATCCAAAACATTAGAGCAGACCGTCACTAATTTAGTTTATCAGACGACTCAAAATTGGACAAGAGAAATAAAACatggaaagagaaaaaaagaggaaGGAATCTAAGAGGAAGGAATCTATTTCTAAGAAAACAATAATGCAactcattttgtttttttttttgttatcattaaaatgtgttgtgaatttttttttccatacaagtttttcttaaaaaagaGCTACTCTAAAACAGATGCAGATTCTCTAGAGGCTCAGATTCATAAGAAAAGAATGACACATTAAACAATTTGGTAGATCCACTAAAATGGTTTCTACTAATCTCAAGATCCACCTCATGTTCAATATATCTTTCTCTCTCATAAATAAAATCCATCACTCCATCCCTCTAAAATACTCAACACcactatatattatataattatacatCACCCCTGATAATATATGACATTTATATAGTATACTTAAGTTGACACATTAGTCCCTAACTGAACCTGTGACACACGATTATTATCATTCTCAACCCCCTTACCATTCTTCGGTTTGGCCCAAATTTTCCCAAAACTTTCTCCCATTTCTTCAAGCGTTTTCCCCTGTGTCTCAGGAAGCATGATATAAAAGAATATCCACGCAATGGTAGCAATCCCTCCAAATAGGAAAAAAGCTCCACCAATAGTAATCGCTTTTTCCAACGACAAAAACGTCATAGAAATAACCCCACTAGTAACCCTATTCACCACCACACCCATAGCCGCACCTTGCGCCCTCAATCTCAAAGGAAATATCTCAGAACTATACACCCACGTGATTGGTCCCGCACCTATCGAAAAAGTCGCAACATAAGACAAAACAGTGGCTATACTCAATCCAATGGCCCAGATCAGTTTCTTCTCCGAATGATCAATGATCGTGAGGCTGACAGCGAGTGTGAGAAGCGAGATCACCATGCCTCCCACACTTGTTAACAACATCGGACGACGACCGAATTTGTCTAGGTTGAAAGTAGCCACTAAGATGAACACTGTCTTCACAAATCCAACTGCTATTGTTGCAAGAAGGAGATTAGTATCACCTTTGATCCCAgctttttgaaagattttcggaCTGTACAAAACGACAGCGTCTATGCCGGATGCttgttggaagaaatgaatccctAGTGCAGCTATAACAATATGACGAACTGCGGGTGTAGGGTAAATGAAAAGCTCTTTCCATACACCCTCACCGGTGTTCTTGTTTTTAACTTCAACAACTTCGTCGGTGCAGTCTTCCGGTATTCCGGCGGCTTGTTTTATCTCGGCTAATCTTAATTGAGCCTCTTCTTTGGAGTCTGAGGTTTTGTTGAGTACTTTTATTGCGTCGCCTAAACGGCCTCGCATTACGAGCCATCGAGGTGACTCTGGCATGGCTAGCACTCCAACGGCCAGGATTACAGAAGGAATTGCTCCTACTCCAAGCATCATTCTCCAGCCTATTTGAAGTGATAGTTTTGAAAATGCATAGTTTGATACGTAGCCGAGTAATATTCCACTGTTTATGAAAACCTGAAAATATAGAATCAATTCAAATATTATTAGTAAAGATTCTATGAAACTATGCAGCATGTCTAAAAAAAGTAACagatttgctttttctttttcaggaAAGATTAGtactttatataaatttattttagatttatcTCCTTTTATTTTGGTAAAAAATTTATGAACAGGATAAAGCCGCATATTTACTATTTTTATGTTAAGTCAGTTAATAGCTATACAGTTATATTACCTCTGGAAAGGAGGTGAGGAAGCCGCGAGAGGAAGCGGGGGAGACTTCAGCGGTGTAAACCGGGGCGATCATGAGGGCGTAGCCGATGCCGATTCCGGCAATGAAACGGCCAAACATGAGGAAAGCGTAGTTTGGTGAGAAACCCATGAGTAAGGCTCCAACGAAGAAGATAGCACCGGCGAAAACGATGGTGTAACGGCGACCAATCCAATCGGAGGTTCTTCCGGCAAGACAGGAACCTACGAGAGAGTAGATGTTAATGATTCCCATCATAACCTCAATCTGTGTGTCGGATACTTTAAGATCTCTTTTTATGTAGATTGCAGCTCCACTCATAACACCAATATCTGCAACATAATGATAACATGTCAAAAATCAacattatttataaatatgaaatagTGTAGTTTAGTTAATTACCGTATccaagtaaaatggaagtcatGGAAGCTAACATAGCACAAGCAAAAGCATACTTGTTTCGCTTAGGTTTCTTCTTAGGATCGAAATCTTGAAGGTTTTTTTGAGGTTTTGCTTCAACTACTTTACTATCACTCATCTTGACACAATATGAAAAAACCACACACTACTAAGATGAATAAAACTTATCAAGTGTGTCAAATTGTTAGTACTAGTTGCTATTGAGATTTTTTAAGTATGAGAGGAAGTTGGCAAGTTGTTATATAGGCCAAATGCTTATGTCAGCGTAGACCAGTAAGTCTTCCCACATGGTATAGTATAGTTGAAACGTCAACACTGTCTATCTCTTACTTGAAAACGTAATCTTCAATATTGTGTGACTCAACAAGTTGAGCacgttattttatttatttttattgtaatttttaatAGTTTTGTGTGTGAAATGGTGAGTGCAAACTGTACTCGTGGTGGCACCTAATGACTACATGACAAACAAGTACACTGTCGAATATGTTGATtattaaaacatgtcatttgatGCAATGAGTGTGTAGAGATTCGCAACGATGATTTGCTTTGCTTGACTCTCAGCCTCAATTGATCGTGCCAGCCTTGAGGGAGAGTTACTAGCTACCACTAATATAACCGTTATTACTTGTCGTCGGAGAATTATTGATTACATTACGGGTCGAATTTTATTTCCGACTAATTGTGTAACCTTAGTGTGTGGTCCAACAGCAACACTATAACTATAACAACTCTTAAGGAGAGGAACTGAACAAGCTTGAAagcactttttatattttctttgtgGAACTAGGAATAGGAGACGAAGTACTTCGAGGCCTTCGTTCTCCATCGTCTCGACGGCGGTTGTGATAGTCAAGCATGGTGTTTACGTGTTTAATGTGTTTAATGTGATCGTCTGAATCTTTCTTGTCATTTTTGTAGCTATCTAATTTCGGAGGTTTTCCGAAAGACTTTAAGATTTTATTGTCAAGTATGCAACTAGAGTGGATTTCTCTTTCGATTAGAAATTTGTACTTCGATGTCACGTCTATGATTTCTTCAGAAATGGTGTGATGGTTATTGATGAGGACAACGAGCTTCTGGTGAATGTGACTGTCGCCTCTTCCTTGGTAGAGACCAATGTTCTCGATGTCGGATACGATTTGGTGATATAGGATTCGCTTTCATCGAGAGTTAGTGTTGACAATGATCAATTTCTACATGATTCTTTAATTGTCGCGTAAAACTCCTCCATATTGTTGGTTGCCAATTCGATGGTCACTAAAGGAGgagattttgaagaaataaaggaTTGATTTTGTGGAAGAAGATTGACTTCGACGAGGCGTGAAGATGTTTTCGACAAGATGTTTTGGCAAAGAGCtgacttataaatattttaaatcaattggACTTGGAGTTCGATGTAGAGGATTTCGAAATAGGCCAATAACGGTATTTTGGCCTTGTCCGTTCCTTGAGAAGGAATCCTGGAGGCTTGCAAGAGACGAATCGCATGCAGGTGCAAACGTGTCATCTTTTGAGTAGAAGACCGTTGTAGTCGAATTAGTATATATAGGAGTCTTAGTAAATAGATTTTTCGgggtcaggttgatgtgcataaggtatatccttatgcacagtgcataagtctcgtacgagtaatatttaaattgttccgagtaacattttagttaaaaacgagtaataatatcataatccatgaataatatatgcattatttgtacacttctattaattatgagtaattattaattgtgagtaatgagtacactattctgagtaatatttacacaattctgagtaatatcgaattttaactattttgagtaatatattcatcgttctgagtaatatttatactattttgagtaatctgtatattattttgactaataaatataatactttgagtaatataaacaacatttgagtatttatgcaccgtgcataaggatatatcttatgcacatcaacacatcccGATTTTCCGTGTGTTTAACATTGTATTATTCTCAAAATACCCACAGTATCTAAGCGTGTTGAGAAACGAGTCTCTTTGAGAAATGTACACTTGAAACACCTTTTCATTTCTAAAgcaattttatttgtatttaaagtCATTTATATTCCTTTATATTTTCAGTCGAAACCTTTACTTTTCTGTCCAATTTATCTTTCTTCGCTTTTAATCTTTACTTTT from Vicia villosa cultivar HV-30 ecotype Madison, WI unplaced genomic scaffold, Vvil1.0 ctg.001143F_1_1_3, whole genome shotgun sequence harbors:
- the LOC131633578 gene encoding uncharacterized protein LOC131633578 is translated as MNFWLDNWTGEVLADKYHIPKQFHYALTSKVRDWWNNTWQIKDNIQVALQDLLSIISNFSVATADVDDLFAWKHDSSGVLTVKEAYNSIITPYPSAEWKTFPWDKDSPPSQSMLVWRYIHNKLPNDDNLLLRGFFFPSQCSFCKMCCETSSYIFFGCSFAISMWNWMINMLGLNRLINNVNDRKEVLKGSWSLQARAVIHACIVGVFHQIWHARNKLRFEDKTISWNTCVTVILAQAKVIGNNTLRVSDATISSFSLLKRFGININPSKGVKTIEVLWSPPSLGWIKCNIDGAAIGNPKVAACGGIFRDHNANHILSFSAYLDNNNSESVELNAAIMAIEAAKKNHYTKF
- the LOC131633574 gene encoding polyol transporter 5-like encodes the protein MSDSKVVEAKPQKNLQDFDPKKKPKRNKYAFACAMLASMTSILLGYDIGVMSGAAIYIKRDLKVSDTQIEVMMGIINIYSLVGSCLAGRTSDWIGRRYTIVFAGAIFFVGALLMGFSPNYAFLMFGRFIAGIGIGYALMIAPVYTAEVSPASSRGFLTSFPEVFINSGILLGYVSNYAFSKLSLQIGWRMMLGVGAIPSVILAVGVLAMPESPRWLVMRGRLGDAIKVLNKTSDSKEEAQLRLAEIKQAAGIPEDCTDEVVEVKNKNTGEGVWKELFIYPTPAVRHIVIAALGIHFFQQASGIDAVVLYSPKIFQKAGIKGDTNLLLATIAVGFVKTVFILVATFNLDKFGRRPMLLTSVGGMVISLLTLAVSLTIIDHSEKKLIWAIGLSIATVLSYVATFSIGAGPITWVYSSEIFPLRLRAQGAAMGVVVNRVTSGVISMTFLSLEKAITIGGAFFLFGGIATIAWIFFYIMLPETQGKTLEEMGESFGKIWAKPKNGKGVENDNNRVSQVQLGTNVST